The following proteins come from a genomic window of Nocardioides albertanoniae:
- a CDS encoding ATP-dependent DNA ligase yields MLLADLVATSNAVAATRSRKAKVAALAQCLAAASREELPVVSAYLAGSLLQRRTGLGWRSLAALPAPVEEPSLRVGDVHEAFERMSLLSGDGSQAARSAEAEALFGAATEVEQAWLRGVVTGEVRQGALDSLVQEGLAVAAEVPLAAVRRAAMLAGSTVVVAGLAFDGEQALAEVGLVVGRPVMPMLASSATSVTEAMAKIGAAAVIDTKLDGIRIQAHRDGDDVVIATRTLDDITARLPEVVEVVRNLPASSVVLDGEAMLVGADGRPRPFQETASRTATRGAPTAAVVPFFFDVLHLDGTDLLGRPLRDRLAALDALVPQEHRAARLETADPEAAERFAADVLVAGQEGVVVKGTELPWEAGRRGSGWIKVKPVHTLDLVVLGIEWGSGRRKGWLSNIHLGARDPEGGFTMIGKTFKGMTDQILAWQTERFTELAVDGTDGWQVKVRPEQVVEIAFDGVQRSTRYPGGVALRFARVVRYRDDKRPDEADTIGTIRMFLD; encoded by the coding sequence ATGCTGCTCGCCGACCTCGTCGCCACCTCGAACGCCGTCGCCGCCACCCGCTCACGGAAGGCGAAGGTCGCCGCGCTCGCGCAGTGCCTGGCCGCGGCCTCGCGCGAGGAGCTTCCCGTGGTGAGCGCCTATCTCGCCGGATCGTTGCTGCAACGGCGTACGGGGCTGGGGTGGCGTTCGCTCGCGGCACTCCCGGCTCCGGTCGAGGAGCCGTCGCTGCGCGTCGGCGACGTGCACGAGGCGTTCGAGCGCATGTCGCTGCTCTCCGGCGACGGGTCGCAGGCCGCCCGCAGCGCCGAGGCCGAGGCGTTGTTCGGGGCGGCGACCGAGGTCGAGCAGGCGTGGCTGCGTGGCGTCGTGACCGGCGAGGTGCGCCAGGGCGCCCTCGACTCGCTGGTGCAGGAGGGCCTCGCTGTCGCCGCCGAGGTGCCGTTGGCCGCCGTACGCCGCGCCGCGATGCTGGCCGGTTCGACGGTCGTGGTCGCCGGGCTGGCCTTCGACGGCGAGCAGGCGCTCGCCGAGGTCGGGCTCGTGGTCGGGCGCCCGGTGATGCCGATGCTCGCCTCCAGCGCCACCTCGGTGACCGAGGCGATGGCCAAGATCGGCGCAGCCGCGGTGATCGACACCAAGCTCGACGGCATCCGTATCCAGGCCCACCGCGACGGCGACGACGTCGTCATCGCCACCCGCACCCTCGACGACATCACCGCCCGGCTGCCGGAGGTCGTCGAGGTGGTGCGCAACCTGCCGGCCTCCTCGGTGGTGCTCGACGGCGAAGCAATGCTGGTGGGTGCTGACGGCCGGCCGCGACCGTTTCAGGAGACGGCCTCGCGCACCGCGACCCGAGGCGCCCCCACCGCCGCCGTGGTGCCGTTCTTCTTCGACGTGCTCCACCTCGACGGCACCGACCTGCTCGGCCGCCCGCTCCGCGACCGTCTGGCCGCGCTCGACGCGCTGGTGCCCCAGGAGCACCGCGCGGCACGGCTGGAGACCGCCGACCCCGAGGCCGCGGAGAGATTCGCCGCCGACGTGCTCGTCGCCGGTCAGGAGGGGGTCGTCGTCAAGGGCACCGAGCTGCCCTGGGAGGCCGGGCGACGTGGCTCGGGCTGGATCAAGGTGAAGCCCGTCCACACCCTCGACCTGGTCGTGCTCGGCATCGAGTGGGGTTCGGGACGCCGCAAGGGATGGCTCTCCAACATCCACCTCGGTGCCCGCGACCCCGAGGGCGGCTTCACGATGATCGGGAAGACCTTCAAGGGCATGACCGACCAGATCCTGGCCTGGCAGACCGAGCGGTTCACCGAGCTCGCCGTCGACGGCACCGACGGCTGGCAGGTGAAGGTGCGCCCCGAGCAGGTGGTCGAGATCGCCTTCGACGGCGTGCAGCGCTCCACCCGCTACCCGGGCGGTGTGGCGCTGCGGTTCGCACGCGTCGTTCGCTATCGCGACGACAAGCGGCCGGACGAGGCGGACACCATCGGCACGATCAGAATGTTTCTCGATTAA
- a CDS encoding ArsC/Spx/MgsR family protein, producing MDQITVYEKPTCTTCRNLFTLLKQEGIDFEKVDYHVLGLRAEEVKDILAKTGLSAREVLRKGEPVYKELNLAKRDLSEDELIGLMVEHPELMQRPIVLKGDRGVLARPIDKVREIL from the coding sequence GTGGATCAGATCACTGTGTACGAGAAGCCGACCTGCACGACATGTCGCAACCTGTTCACCCTCCTCAAGCAGGAGGGCATCGACTTCGAGAAGGTCGACTACCACGTGCTCGGGCTGCGCGCCGAGGAGGTCAAGGACATCCTCGCCAAGACCGGCCTGAGCGCACGCGAGGTGCTGCGCAAGGGGGAGCCGGTCTACAAGGAGCTGAACCTGGCCAAGCGCGACCTCTCCGAGGACGAGCTGATCGGGCTGATGGTCGAGCACCCGGAGCTGATGCAGCGGCCGATCGTGCTCAAGGGCGATCGCGGTGTGCTGGCCCGTCCGATCGACAAGGTGCGCGAGATCCTCTGA
- a CDS encoding 3-oxoacyl-ACP reductase has protein sequence MSDKYQSFTQSAIGKVLVKNLGLPNPTKLERYTAGAPLVKGTVLVGGRGRLAESLSGLLGELDIASTSSATADAKFKGLVFDATGITTSSDLVELQEFFTPVLRSLETNPRVLVIGTPPEQLKGAERVAQRALEGFTRSLGKEIGKGGTVQLVYVAEGFEGSLLSTLGFFLSPKSAYVSGQVVRVGTKKADTVAEQVDPKRPLTGKVALVTGAARGIGEEIAKVLQRDGATVVGLDIPPAEDDLKKVTSDYITADITAEDAPAKIASYLKEKFGGVDIVVHNAGVTLDKKLANQKADRFGKVLDINITAPERITTELLKQKLVRDNGRIIGVSSIAGIAGNLGQTSYGASKAAVIGFVDSLAEDLRHGITVNAVAPGFIITQMTAAVPFATREVGQRLNAMSQGGLPVDVAETIAWYASPASTGVNGNVVRVCGQMMLGA, from the coding sequence ATGAGCGACAAGTACCAGAGCTTCACCCAGTCGGCGATCGGGAAGGTCCTCGTCAAGAACCTCGGGCTGCCCAACCCCACCAAGCTCGAGCGCTACACGGCAGGCGCCCCGCTCGTGAAGGGCACCGTGCTCGTCGGCGGCCGCGGTCGCCTCGCCGAGTCGCTGAGCGGTCTCCTCGGCGAGCTGGACATCGCCTCGACCAGCTCCGCCACCGCCGACGCCAAGTTCAAGGGCCTCGTCTTCGACGCCACCGGCATCACCACCAGCTCCGACCTGGTCGAGCTGCAGGAGTTCTTCACCCCGGTGCTGCGCTCGCTGGAGACCAACCCGCGCGTGCTCGTCATCGGCACCCCGCCCGAGCAGCTCAAGGGCGCCGAGCGAGTCGCCCAGCGTGCGCTCGAGGGCTTCACCCGCAGCCTCGGCAAGGAGATCGGCAAGGGCGGCACCGTGCAGCTCGTCTACGTCGCCGAGGGCTTCGAGGGCTCGCTGCTCTCGACGCTGGGCTTCTTCCTCTCCCCGAAGAGCGCCTACGTCTCCGGCCAGGTCGTGCGCGTCGGCACCAAGAAGGCTGACACCGTCGCCGAGCAGGTCGACCCGAAGAGGCCGCTGACCGGCAAGGTCGCCCTCGTGACCGGCGCCGCGCGCGGCATCGGCGAGGAGATCGCCAAGGTGCTCCAGCGCGACGGTGCGACCGTCGTGGGCCTCGACATCCCGCCGGCCGAGGACGACCTGAAGAAGGTCACCTCCGACTACATCACCGCCGACATCACCGCCGAGGACGCTCCGGCGAAGATCGCCTCCTACCTCAAGGAGAAGTTCGGCGGCGTCGACATCGTCGTCCACAACGCCGGCGTGACGCTCGACAAGAAGCTCGCCAACCAGAAGGCCGACCGCTTCGGCAAGGTGCTCGACATCAACATCACCGCCCCCGAGCGGATCACCACCGAGCTGCTCAAGCAGAAGCTGGTGCGCGACAACGGCCGCATCATCGGCGTCTCCTCGATCGCCGGCATCGCCGGCAACCTCGGCCAGACCTCCTACGGCGCCTCGAAGGCAGCGGTCATCGGTTTCGTCGACTCCCTGGCCGAGGACCTGCGCCACGGCATCACCGTCAACGCGGTCGCGCCCGGCTTCATCATCACCCAGATGACCGCCGCGGTGCCGTTCGCGACCCGCGAGGTCGGCCAGCGGCTCAACGCGATGTCGCAGGGCGGCCTGCCGGTCGACGTCGCCGAGACCATCGCCTGGTACGCCTCCCCCGCCTCCACCGGCGTCAACGGCAACGTCGTGCGCGTGTGCGGCCAGATGATGCTGGGCGCCTGA
- a CDS encoding PIN domain nuclease, protein MVLSSAWLVHRSALARMSTSPDAKKWSRLIEIGQVRITTPTLLEVGHLAASEREWCELVEDVPIIHMPVAALTPRTEARALEIQRSLLKRSRRRGPSVPDLLLAAIAEEADLTVLHAARDVELIARTTGQPVERLRV, encoded by the coding sequence ATGGTCCTGAGCAGCGCCTGGCTGGTGCACAGATCGGCGCTCGCCCGGATGAGCACCAGCCCCGACGCCAAGAAGTGGTCGCGCCTGATCGAGATCGGCCAGGTGCGCATCACCACCCCCACACTGCTCGAGGTCGGGCATCTCGCCGCCTCCGAGCGCGAATGGTGCGAGCTCGTCGAGGACGTGCCGATCATCCACATGCCCGTGGCAGCGCTCACGCCGCGTACGGAGGCACGGGCGCTGGAGATCCAGCGCAGCCTCCTGAAGCGGAGCCGCCGACGTGGACCGTCGGTGCCTGACCTGCTCCTCGCCGCCATCGCCGAGGAGGCCGATCTCACCGTGCTCCACGCTGCCCGCGACGTCGAGCTCATCGCCCGCACCACCGGTCAGCCGGTCGAGCGGCTCCGCGTCTGA
- a CDS encoding TIGR03086 family metal-binding protein, translated as MLTFTQMRAEHDDALSATTRLLSGIDSGEVSLTSPTPCAGWDLADLLGHMIGQNLGFAAAVTAGDAPATAYASVPVTTGDASRAWQESAATVREAFGAADPAATVHLSEFGFRPTVEVALGMQLLDAAVHAWDVATAVGADHRPAPDTVAHVLEMARQIAARPGGTPVFAAPSTETGDDPWADALRLLGRQAA; from the coding sequence ATGCTTACTTTCACGCAGATGCGTGCGGAGCACGACGACGCCCTCTCCGCCACCACCCGCCTCCTCTCCGGGATCGACTCAGGGGAGGTCTCCCTCACCTCCCCCACGCCGTGCGCCGGGTGGGACCTAGCCGACCTGCTCGGCCACATGATCGGCCAGAACCTCGGCTTCGCCGCGGCCGTCACCGCCGGCGACGCGCCGGCCACTGCCTACGCGTCCGTGCCGGTCACCACCGGGGACGCCTCGCGAGCCTGGCAGGAGTCGGCCGCGACGGTCCGCGAGGCGTTCGGAGCCGCCGACCCGGCCGCGACCGTGCACCTCTCCGAGTTCGGCTTCAGGCCGACGGTGGAGGTCGCGTTGGGCATGCAGCTGCTCGACGCAGCCGTGCACGCCTGGGACGTGGCGACAGCCGTCGGGGCCGACCACCGGCCGGCGCCCGACACCGTCGCCCACGTGCTCGAGATGGCCCGCCAGATCGCCGCGAGACCGGGCGGGACCCCGGTCTTCGCCGCTCCGTCGACCGAGACCGGTGACGACCCCTGGGCCGACGCGCTGCGCCTGCTCGGGCGCCAGGCCGCCTGA
- a CDS encoding serine hydrolase domain-containing protein, translating to MSLAATRNWLESELPALLARHRVPAAAVGVLHDGEVIDHACGVLNLDTGVEATTDSLFQVGSITKLWTTDLVMQLVEEGKVGLDDRITRHLPGFAVAEEEASREITVRHLLTHTAGFEGDVFTDHGPGDDAVERFVASMVDLPQIFAPGERFSYANTGFAVLGRLVEVLRGTTWDRALQERLATPLGLTHLATTPYEAIRFRTAMGHVDPAPGHVLRPGPSWGMARASGPVGAMLSMRVRDLLGFAAMHLTQGRAPDGAHVLSEASCADMLTRQVDHPASVRSEAQGLGWSLDDTTQGVVGHDGQTIGQSAFFRMVPESGLAVALLTNGGDTGGLKNDVLAHLLDDLGGVRTAPDPVPPKEVPAGFDLDRVLGTYRARIVDWTLRVDADGRLWVDEMPGADAAAIGDAPESYQVVPYAADQVVTAAALHGAHHVFGFTGEDETGRATHMTTSRVFPRAR from the coding sequence ATGTCGCTCGCCGCTACCCGAAACTGGCTCGAGTCCGAGCTGCCCGCCCTGCTCGCCCGTCACCGGGTGCCCGCGGCGGCGGTCGGAGTGCTCCACGACGGCGAGGTGATCGACCACGCGTGCGGCGTGCTCAACCTCGACACCGGTGTGGAGGCGACCACCGACTCGCTGTTCCAGGTCGGCTCGATCACCAAGCTATGGACCACCGACCTGGTGATGCAGCTGGTCGAGGAGGGAAAGGTCGGGCTCGACGACAGGATCACCCGCCACCTGCCCGGCTTCGCCGTCGCCGAGGAGGAGGCGAGCCGGGAGATCACGGTGCGCCACCTGCTCACCCACACCGCCGGCTTCGAGGGCGACGTCTTCACCGACCACGGACCCGGTGACGACGCGGTCGAGCGGTTCGTGGCGTCGATGGTCGACCTGCCGCAGATCTTCGCGCCGGGCGAGCGTTTCTCCTACGCCAACACCGGCTTCGCCGTGCTCGGTCGCCTGGTCGAGGTGCTCCGCGGCACCACCTGGGACCGGGCGCTGCAGGAGCGTCTCGCCACCCCGCTGGGTCTGACCCACCTCGCGACCACGCCGTACGAGGCGATCAGGTTCCGGACGGCGATGGGTCACGTCGACCCCGCGCCCGGCCACGTGCTCCGCCCGGGCCCCTCCTGGGGCATGGCGCGGGCGAGCGGACCGGTGGGAGCGATGCTGTCGATGCGGGTGCGCGACCTGCTCGGTTTCGCGGCGATGCACCTGACGCAGGGTCGCGCTCCCGACGGCGCTCACGTCCTCTCCGAGGCGTCGTGCGCCGACATGCTCACCAGGCAGGTCGACCACCCCGCATCGGTCCGTTCGGAGGCTCAGGGCCTGGGCTGGTCGCTCGACGACACCACGCAGGGGGTCGTCGGCCACGACGGGCAGACGATCGGACAGTCGGCGTTCTTCCGGATGGTGCCCGAGAGCGGCCTGGCGGTCGCGCTGCTGACCAACGGCGGTGACACCGGTGGCCTCAAGAACGACGTCCTCGCTCACCTCCTCGACGACCTCGGCGGCGTACGGACCGCTCCGGACCCGGTGCCGCCGAAGGAGGTGCCGGCGGGATTCGACCTCGACCGAGTGCTCGGCACCTACCGCGCCCGTATCGTCGACTGGACCTTGCGAGTGGACGCCGACGGGCGGCTGTGGGTCGACGAGATGCCCGGGGCCGACGCGGCAGCGATCGGCGACGCACCCGAGAGCTACCAGGTCGTGCCGTACGCCGCGGACCAGGTCGTCACGGCCGCGGCGCTCCACGGGGCCCACCATGTCTTCGGCTTCACCGGCGAGGACGAGACGGGTCGTGCGACCCACATGACCACGAGCCGGGTCTTCCCTCGGGCCCGATGA
- a CDS encoding TetR/AcrR family transcriptional regulator, which yields MSTRPTASGPVSGRPRASGSAADGRRSAAAARRRAREADIVAATRRLFDERGLSDAQIEDIAKAVGINRAIVYRHFTGKDEIFALTLVGYLDEMREHLLEAAAGDSSPTDAVRDVVGAFVDYGIEHPAFVDCAQTLMRRSGSDLLDELSESALFRLGRAMSGCLTILTSVFEDGVASGEFELDDPNLLANTLYASGLGALQLARVGILVSESAPGVPTVAAVSPDQVRDYLVTSALALTAK from the coding sequence GTGAGCACCCGACCAACCGCCTCTGGCCCCGTCTCGGGCCGCCCGAGAGCCTCGGGCTCGGCCGCCGACGGACGCCGGTCCGCTGCGGCCGCCCGCCGCCGCGCACGCGAGGCGGACATCGTCGCCGCCACGCGCAGACTCTTCGACGAGCGCGGGCTCAGCGATGCCCAGATCGAAGACATCGCCAAGGCAGTCGGCATCAACCGGGCGATCGTCTACAGGCACTTCACCGGCAAGGACGAGATCTTCGCGCTGACCCTGGTCGGCTATCTCGACGAGATGCGCGAGCATCTGCTCGAGGCGGCCGCGGGCGACAGCTCACCGACCGACGCCGTGCGCGACGTCGTCGGCGCCTTCGTCGACTACGGCATCGAGCACCCGGCGTTCGTCGACTGTGCCCAGACGCTGATGCGTCGTAGCGGGTCCGACCTGCTCGACGAGCTCTCCGAGAGCGCACTGTTCCGGCTCGGGCGCGCGATGAGCGGCTGCCTGACGATCCTCACCAGCGTCTTCGAGGACGGCGTCGCGTCGGGCGAGTTCGAGCTCGACGACCCCAACCTCCTCGCCAACACGCTCTACGCCTCGGGCCTCGGCGCCCTCCAGCTGGCTCGCGTCGGCATCCTGGTCTCCGAGTCCGCCCCCGGCGTGCCGACCGTCGCCGCGGTCTCCCCCGACCAGGTGCGCGACTATCTCGTCACCTCGGCCCTGGCCCTCACCGCCAAATAG
- a CDS encoding MaoC/PaaZ C-terminal domain-containing protein — protein MASAQIQRSFSGKAGPGLLLKAALPAIPGVNTIPGIKKTGAAYDELSITREPVVLERDAVAAYAELCGFPIKDTVPLPYPHMLAFPLHMALMSSPEFPSPAMGMVHIENSISGYRPISVGEAVAVTTTVGQPEPHPVGKAYRFLTVATVGGEVVWESTSTYLVRGRRNPDVVWPSDFAEVNPSGPVFPLKTDLGRRYAKVAGDYNPIHLFPLSAKALGFKRQIAHGMWTKARCIAALENRLPDAARVDVAFKKPVFLPSSVAFGSLKHLDGYDFSLHKRGSDTLHLVGRTTAL, from the coding sequence ATGGCATCGGCTCAGATCCAGCGCAGCTTCAGCGGCAAGGCCGGCCCCGGGCTGCTCCTCAAGGCGGCGCTGCCCGCCATCCCCGGCGTCAACACGATCCCCGGGATCAAGAAGACGGGCGCGGCCTACGACGAGCTCAGCATCACCCGTGAGCCGGTCGTCCTCGAGCGGGATGCTGTCGCGGCGTACGCGGAGCTGTGCGGGTTCCCCATCAAGGACACCGTGCCGCTCCCCTACCCGCACATGCTGGCCTTTCCGCTGCACATGGCGCTGATGTCGTCGCCCGAGTTCCCCTCGCCCGCCATGGGCATGGTGCACATCGAGAACTCGATCAGCGGCTACCGTCCGATCTCGGTCGGCGAGGCGGTCGCGGTCACCACCACCGTGGGACAGCCGGAGCCGCACCCGGTCGGCAAGGCCTACCGCTTCCTGACGGTGGCGACCGTCGGCGGCGAGGTCGTGTGGGAGTCCACCTCGACCTACCTCGTACGCGGCAGGCGCAACCCCGACGTCGTCTGGCCCTCGGACTTCGCCGAGGTCAACCCCTCCGGTCCGGTCTTCCCGCTCAAGACCGACCTGGGTCGTCGCTACGCCAAGGTCGCCGGCGACTACAACCCGATCCACCTCTTCCCGCTCAGCGCGAAGGCACTCGGGTTCAAGCGTCAGATCGCCCACGGGATGTGGACCAAAGCGCGCTGCATCGCGGCGCTGGAGAACCGGCTGCCTGACGCCGCGCGCGTCGACGTGGCCTTCAAGAAGCCGGTCTTCCTGCCCTCCTCGGTCGCCTTCGGGTCGCTCAAGCACCTCGACGGCTACGACTTCTCGCTCCACAAGCGGGGGTCGGACACGCTTCACCTGGTGGGGCGTACGACCGCTCTGTGA
- a CDS encoding acetyl-CoA C-acetyltransferase, producing MTTAQTKRRVAIVGGNRIPFARSNGAYSTASNQEMFTAVLDGLSARFGLDGERVGEVASGAVLKHSRDFNLARESVLGSKLAPETAAVDLQQACGTGLQAATYIANKIALGQIDSGIAGGTDTTSDAPIALGERLRKILLEANRAKTTTDRIKAIAKIRPADVIPNIPANVEPRTKLSMGEHAALTAQEWGITREAQDELAAASHQKLGAAYEAGWFEDQITPFRGLEKDNNLRPGSTVEKLSTLKPAFGKSLENPTMTAGNSTPLTDGASAVLMGSEEWAESKGLKVLAYFVDAEVAAVDYVAGGEGLLMAPAYAVPRLLARNGLTFDDFDFFEIHEAFASQVLSTLAAWESPDFCKDKLGLDAPLGSVPREKLNVKGSSLAAGHPFAATGGRIINNLAKLLDEKGSGRGLISICAAGGQGVVAILEK from the coding sequence ATGACCACTGCTCAGACAAAGCGGCGTGTCGCCATCGTGGGCGGCAACCGCATTCCCTTCGCCCGCTCCAACGGCGCGTACTCGACCGCGTCCAACCAGGAGATGTTCACCGCCGTCCTCGATGGCCTCTCCGCACGATTCGGCCTCGACGGCGAGCGTGTCGGCGAGGTGGCCTCCGGCGCCGTGCTCAAGCACTCCCGTGACTTCAACCTGGCCCGCGAGTCGGTCCTCGGCTCCAAGCTTGCCCCCGAGACGGCCGCCGTCGACCTCCAGCAGGCCTGTGGCACCGGCCTCCAGGCCGCGACCTACATCGCCAACAAGATCGCGCTCGGCCAGATCGACTCCGGCATCGCCGGTGGCACCGACACCACCTCCGACGCGCCGATCGCGCTCGGTGAGCGCCTGCGCAAGATCCTCCTCGAGGCCAACCGCGCCAAGACGACCACCGACCGGATCAAGGCGATCGCCAAGATCCGCCCGGCCGACGTCATCCCCAACATCCCGGCCAACGTCGAGCCGCGCACCAAGCTCTCCATGGGTGAGCACGCCGCGCTGACCGCGCAGGAGTGGGGCATCACCCGTGAGGCCCAGGACGAGCTCGCCGCTGCTTCCCACCAGAAGCTGGGCGCTGCGTACGAGGCGGGCTGGTTCGAGGACCAGATCACGCCGTTCCGCGGCCTGGAGAAGGACAACAACCTCCGCCCCGGGTCGACCGTGGAGAAGCTCTCGACGCTGAAGCCCGCCTTCGGCAAGAGCCTCGAGAACCCCACCATGACGGCCGGCAACTCGACGCCGCTGACCGACGGCGCCTCCGCCGTGCTGATGGGCTCGGAGGAGTGGGCCGAGTCGAAGGGCCTGAAGGTGCTGGCCTACTTCGTCGACGCCGAGGTCGCAGCTGTCGACTACGTCGCCGGCGGTGAGGGCCTCCTGATGGCTCCCGCCTACGCCGTGCCGCGCCTGCTGGCCCGCAACGGCCTGACCTTCGACGACTTCGACTTCTTCGAGATCCACGAGGCCTTCGCCTCCCAGGTGCTCTCGACGCTGGCCGCCTGGGAGTCCCCGGACTTCTGCAAGGACAAGCTCGGCCTCGACGCGCCCCTGGGCTCGGTGCCGCGCGAGAAGCTCAACGTGAAGGGCTCCAGCCTCGCGGCCGGTCACCCCTTCGCCGCCACCGGCGGTCGCATCATCAACAACCTGGCCAAGCTGCTCGACGAGAAGGGGAGCGGCCGCGGCCTGATCTCCATCTGCGCGGCGGGCGGCCAGGGCGTCGTCGCCATCTTGGAGAAGTAG
- a CDS encoding glycerophosphodiester phosphodiesterase: protein MPHHARIPTLLAALVMVLGLAGFTTAHDSAPAPDAESTAGPTAGSASAPATATVAAPRASLARPVPGESVTLSGSIGSGVTRVVLQSFDHGAWRSVQEQTVAGSGDYAFAVTQPAWSARWRVLAPATEGEADERATRVSRPRTLFGQVQHATTSTPRSVHAGDKVAVSSFVSPARRGRPITLQRDTGDGWHHAADLTTDETGRATRTFEARHPGKTRFRTVARAHHGAPAVVGAATAVYALGERPVGVMAWRGDSADHPENTLDAFRSAVRHRADFIEMDFQPTADGEWVLMHDDDLRRTTDVESRFPERESQGPRAFTLEEIKQLDAGSWKAPRFRGTQVPSIEETFDAIGAAEKAYGHDVRLVVELKGESSAEMRALYRKVVALRPGWVEPKGHSDKAIFMSFDESHFDFPGAEATGMERIAVKDEPDPADDYPAGYDQVHIGTGLLSASLVSHYRRQGAEVGTWPAVGTPAVLRAAAAGVDYVTTDDVAAARKALLR from the coding sequence ATGCCCCACCATGCACGGATCCCCACGCTGCTCGCTGCCCTGGTGATGGTTCTCGGACTTGCCGGCTTCACCACGGCTCACGACAGCGCGCCCGCACCCGACGCAGAATCCACCGCAGGACCCACCGCAGGCTCGGCCTCAGCACCCGCAACGGCCACCGTCGCCGCGCCGAGAGCCAGCCTTGCCCGGCCCGTGCCGGGTGAGTCGGTCACGCTCAGCGGCTCGATAGGCTCCGGTGTCACGCGGGTGGTGCTGCAGAGCTTCGATCACGGCGCCTGGCGCTCGGTGCAGGAGCAGACCGTCGCCGGCTCGGGCGACTACGCGTTCGCGGTCACCCAGCCCGCGTGGAGCGCACGGTGGCGGGTGCTGGCTCCTGCCACCGAGGGCGAAGCAGACGAGCGAGCGACGCGGGTCAGCCGGCCGCGTACGCTCTTCGGTCAGGTGCAGCACGCCACGACCAGCACCCCGCGTTCGGTGCACGCCGGCGACAAGGTCGCGGTCAGCTCCTTCGTCTCGCCCGCCCGGCGCGGCCGGCCGATCACGCTCCAGCGCGACACCGGCGACGGGTGGCACCACGCCGCCGACCTCACCACCGACGAGACCGGCCGCGCCACCCGCACCTTCGAGGCCCGGCATCCCGGGAAGACACGCTTCCGCACGGTCGCCCGGGCTCATCACGGCGCGCCCGCGGTCGTCGGGGCGGCGACGGCGGTCTACGCGCTCGGCGAGCGGCCGGTGGGCGTGATGGCGTGGCGCGGCGACTCCGCCGACCACCCGGAGAACACCCTGGACGCCTTCCGCAGCGCCGTGCGCCACCGAGCCGACTTCATCGAGATGGACTTCCAGCCCACCGCCGACGGCGAGTGGGTGCTGATGCACGACGACGATCTCCGGCGCACCACCGACGTCGAGAGCCGCTTCCCCGAGCGCGAGAGCCAAGGCCCGCGTGCGTTCACGCTCGAGGAGATCAAGCAGCTCGACGCCGGCTCGTGGAAGGCCCCTCGCTTCCGCGGCACCCAGGTGCCGAGCATCGAGGAGACCTTCGATGCGATCGGTGCCGCCGAGAAGGCCTACGGCCACGACGTACGCCTCGTCGTCGAGCTCAAGGGCGAGAGCTCCGCGGAGATGCGGGCCCTCTATCGCAAGGTGGTCGCGCTCCGCCCGGGATGGGTGGAGCCGAAGGGTCACAGCGACAAGGCGATCTTCATGAGCTTCGACGAGTCGCACTTCGACTTCCCCGGCGCCGAGGCCACCGGGATGGAGCGGATCGCGGTCAAGGACGAGCCGGACCCCGCCGACGACTACCCCGCGGGCTATGACCAGGTGCACATCGGCACCGGGCTGCTCAGCGCCTCCCTCGTGAGTCACTATCGGCGTCAGGGCGCCGAGGTCGGCACCTGGCCGGCCGTCGGCACCCCGGCGGTGCTCCGCGCTGCGGCCGCGGGGGTCGACTACGTGACCACCGACGATGTCGCCGCCGCACGGAAGGCCCTGCTGCGCTGA
- a CDS encoding MarR family winged helix-turn-helix transcriptional regulator: MDRPELGYLLSRLMREVMAREKPILDGAGLEMWDYAVLTALADSDAPTQAQLAATTGRDKTRLIGNLDRLETQGMIVRQADSADRRNRIVSLTAAGSRVLRSCREAIGAMEAELLAGLEPADRAAFERALTDLVVTDR, from the coding sequence GTGGATCGTCCCGAGCTCGGCTACCTGCTGTCCCGCCTGATGCGGGAGGTGATGGCGCGCGAGAAGCCGATCCTCGACGGGGCGGGTCTGGAGATGTGGGATTACGCCGTGCTGACTGCGCTCGCTGACTCCGACGCACCGACGCAGGCGCAGCTCGCCGCCACCACGGGCCGCGACAAGACCCGGCTGATCGGCAACCTCGACCGGCTCGAGACGCAGGGCATGATCGTGCGCCAGGCCGACTCGGCCGACCGTCGCAACCGGATCGTCTCGCTCACCGCGGCCGGGTCGCGCGTGCTGCGCAGCTGCCGCGAGGCCATCGGCGCCATGGAGGCCGAGCTGCTGGCCGGCCTCGAGCCCGCCGACCGCGCCGCGTTCGAACGGGCCTTGACCGATCTCGTCGTGACCGATCGATGA